The Solanum pennellii chromosome 11, SPENNV200 sequence CTACAGAAGGTTTGTTGGGGATGAAAATATCCTCTTGTTTTCGAGCTCTTCTTTCTAGGCCCGTGCCCACGGTGTCTATGCAATCCCTTATCTCCTCTAATGTAGGGGTGATTTCGGCCGTTCCGAAACGGAAAACCATTCTCTGGCTGTCCCAGTACCCTGTAAGCACCTCGATCAACTCTGGCCAACCGTCCATGTTGATTAGTTCGGTTAAGGCCCCTAGTATTTGTTGAGGGTCCGCCTATGATCTCCGTCTAAGTCGTTGTGCCACATTGTAAGTTGGGGTGGCGCGGAGATTACCATGTTGAATTTGGGAAAGCGATCCATCTAAAACACAAAAACTTGTTAGATTTTTCCCCTACCCCCAAGTTGGTTTTTCACACATATATTTCGAATGTCACATAATATGGTGCGTCGTGAGGTCGAAGACCTTAGACGCGATTTTGGTGGTTTTCTACTAAAATGGACTTAATACGCCTTGGGTATTAAGTCATCCTAGGCTGATGCCTAATTTCGGttttggtttcgctctatctTAGGCTTTTCTAGAGTTGTTTTCAAATAgacggttacccgagtcggacaaaCATCGGGGTGGAGCTATCGAATAACGTCGGATGACCGCATTTCGACTATTTATTCGATACTCCCAAACGAATTCTTGGGGTATTTCTGAGAGAAGTCGCGGTAAGCCGCGTAACTTCCGTTTCCTAATGCAACTATTTGCCGTTTGGCGGAATTTATGCCATGAAAATGCAACTTCTAAAAAACTAAGTATTTAAACAACTAAACAATTAATTAGTCAAATAGTTAGTCTTAGGGTTAGAATCCTCCAAACagtccccagcggagtcgccatttctgttttatcgaaaaatatatttcgaaaagagtttgttttatttttgaagatatttttgactttttaggagtcgccacttaattttttaagaaaaaatcaagaaaaactcatttccaaaacaacttaaacagataaatttgttttgaaaatattttagggggggttcgggattcttattagtgtcttaggaaggtgtaaGGCACCTAAGACACTCCGCTAACTTACGGTTTTCCAgcgattaacttatttgactatttttgttttaacttttacAATTTCGAAGTTGaacttctttaaatttttatctaaACCGAACTTCACGAATTTGAAATACCATTTTTTAAGacttagttttaaatttaacaAAGTAGAAAAGCGTCTCGGTGGGGTTTGAAGGTTCCTAAGCTTAGACTAACGGCATTCAACACGAAAATGACATAAGCaaataataaagagagagagagagagattcgGGTCCAAGTTTCGGATGTTGTTCGCCTTGGCCGAAACTTGGACCTACCTGTTTTTGGGTGTCGACCCATTTTCTCTTTCGTACCTGTCCTAATCTAAACATACAAATAAAACATAAGGAAATGGAAACGAcgagggcttatgcccattacaaaataaataaaaatgcaacAATATATAAAAAGGAAGCTAAGGAAATCTTCTAGTCCATTCTTCAAGTTTCTCCGATCTTCTCGCACTTGATGGGTTGACTCGAAGGGGATTACAAGTCTTTACGACTCTCCGTTAATGAAAAGGAGCGTGAGTTCATGAAGAAAACTCGATCGGATTTACAGGCGAAACAACAAAAAAGATTATTATTCGCCTAACAAGGAAACAACCAATCAAGGCAAGCtgttaatgtaaaaaaaaacgCAACATTTCCGAAACTTATCgatgaaataaaatactaaCACACCAAGGAAGACAATATTCAAGATACACATATAGTTTGGGATGAAACTTTGCTGAATGCATCAATTAGGCATGTCCCACATAGGCAGAAAAACacataatatgaattaaaaaacaATGTAGCAACTGAAAAAAAATGGTTAATTTACTCATGGCCTTTAAGGATGCGAAGAGATATACCCAAACAAAGAGATGTCTTAATTGATCTACCATTTTCTAGAAtccatttttctaagaaaaGGATTTCATAACGACAGAACAAAATACAACTCACAGCTCCACATACTTTAAGGAAATGAACTTAAATTTGACTATCTTACGAatgaaaacaaaagagaaaactAAGAGGAAGAAAGTAACAGCAACCTATTGACAGGTGCTAAGATGTTAAAAACAACATACAATCTTCATGTTAATCTACCAAGGAACATGAtgtgaaaattaaataagaggGTGCCATGAATACTCGACACAATAGCGAATTCAGACTAAGTAAAGATCAATACCCATAACCCACACATAAGGTGTAAAGAGGGTCAGGCAGTGTATACcagaaatattttaatgaaatacaCAGTTAAGGACAGCCATGCTTTCACTGTTCGACACGGACATGCATTTGACCTTAAAGAAAATTCAAGCTaaactcaaccttcacaaactattgaagaagaagagagaaactCATTCACATTCAACAAACATACAAGAACACTATTGTATCGTGGAAACTTCCAGCTTAGACGAGGCAACGAACTTGATGAAAACTACATTTTTCGAAGTAAAAGATCAAGAGAGAACCACAGAGGTAACCAAAACATGAAGACAACAAGCGAAAACTATAAGTCTATACAGTCCAGAATGatgatagaaaaataaataaataaatgaataaagttTTTACTCAAAATGAAACAAACAGGACCAATGAGCTATAggtaaaaagaaacaaataaacttCAGCAAAACATATCCAGCAACGCCAAACCCAACAGCGACAACATGACAAATAAGCACATGAAAAGATTCCCGACCCTCAATCCGTCATATCGAAACCGAGAAGAGACAAAGATTTCATAAGAAAGAATTGTTTACCTGTTGAGGGGCAGCGATACTGGAACAGCTACGAGCAGCGACTTCCTCCACGACGCGAGTTGAAGAGCTCCAACGAGCAGCACAGAGACGATGGGAAGCAAGGAGACTGTGTGGATCCAAATATCTTCAGGTTCGAAGCCTCGATAgcgaaaatttgaaaaaaaaaagagacggGACCCTTGTTTTGTTATATGATATGAACTTAGAAACAACCAAAGTTTTCAGAAAGGAATGGACTTGTTATGTTATCTGTATGAAACAAGGAAAAATCCAAACGAAAATTTCGACCTCCAAAAATTTCCAACCCCTGAACTGAAAAAGGCAGGGGTTTATATAGACGAAAGAAAATAGGGTTTCGAAATCGTCATGGGTTGTGCCAATTTCGGCCCATCTGCTCATTCGAAATTCAAAAAGTCCAGAAATCTTATCCGAAATTTTGGAATATTCCTCGATTCCAAATCATCCAAACGGCTTTGAGGCGAGGTGGAGGGTCGAGATGAGCCTTCTGTACTTGGTACACGACGTGGCTCAATCTCGTGCTACCAAGGACGAACAAGGACGATCCTCGCTGTCGTCTAGCGCTGCAGAGGCTGTGAGAGGAGGGAGAACGCAGAGCTGTACGAGGACAGCCAGACGCGTACTGGCTGCTCGTTCAGCGCCTACGCGAGATAGAGGGAGAAAGGGGAAGAGCGTGAGGGAGACGCGGGGGAAGGGGTCGCGTCTGGGTCGGGATTTTCCGTTTTGGGGCTATTTGCTTTATCTGGGTTTCTGTTCTTTTGTTCTGGGAATAGCTGGGGGAAGAAGGAGGCGAGATGGGGTCTGGGTCGGGTTGTGGGCGCCGGGTCGGGTAAGGAGTTGGGTATTTTAGGTGTATTGGGCCGTTGAAGTGGAAATAGAATGGGCTGAGGTGTGGGGATTAATTTGAGGGAAGGGAATTTGGCCTGCTGGGACTTATTTGGAGAAGGGGATGGGCCTGGGTATAGGAAGAACTGGATTGGGTCGGGGGATCATAAGGGAATTGGGCTTGGAAAAAGGGCGAGTTTGGCTGGGGGAAAGACGGGTGGGCCTGGGGATTAAGTAAAAGGAATGGACTGCTGGGAGGTTAATATTGGAATGTGCTGCTGGTGGAGTTAATTAAAATAGGGAAGGGAATtggattaattaaataaataactaattaaaatgACGAATTTCGCGTTAACCAATTAACGagctttttatttaataaaataattattaaaaatcttaaaaatgattcaaacgtataattataattaaaattaagctagtttaataaaatatttaaatgtatattttgatgatttttttgggATAAGCATAAGATATActacttatatacataattatgcaaaaaaaaatattatttaaaattattttgaaacaaattcgAAGTGACATAggatttatgtattatattattatattcgtaaaatttgtaaaactaattaattttaaattatttggaaaatttaggaagctcgataattaaattataccgACGCgggtcaaaaattgggtgtcaacatccTCCACTAAGATATCCCTTCCCAACAAAGTCTCCTCCAcgataaataattattttatcagctTCAAAACAAGTTTAAGGCCTACTTCATTGAGAAGCTCCAAAAATTAAGTTTTTACGGAGGGTGGGAACATACAAAACATTGTTCAAGGATAATATATTTCCAGAAGTTAGTTTAAGCAAAACTTTTCCTTTACCCATTACTAAAACAGTAGTGGAGTTACCCATATACACACTCTCTATCAGTAGACTCCTCAAAGTCATGAAATAACTCTTTATTGGCACAGAATGTCTTGAGGCGCCTGTGTCTAGCACCTAGTCGATTTTGTTTGCCATCAAATATGCCTCAACGACTATCGCAACAATCACTTAATTACCCTCAACAAGATTGACTTGGACATCACTTTGTCCTTCTTACTTTGAGTCTTTCCCTTTTATTAGATAGCACCTGGCAGCTCTGTGACCAACCTCCagcttgttgaattgatttttcttcttcttaagtTCCTTTTTCAAGACTTTCTTCTGTTTGTCTTTGAACTTGTCTTTCACAATAGTACTAGAAGATTAAACAAGATTAGCTTTAGAAGAATtaagagaaattttttttatattatctttGAGACGGTTCGCCTCTTCACTCCTCATGTGACTAATAAGTTCTTGGAGGgttaaattctttttcttatgttttaattgATTTCTATAATCACTCCAAGATGGTGGAAATTTTTCAAGAAGAACATTAGCCTAAAATATCTCACACATCTTCATGTCCTCGTTGAGAAGATCAGCATTCAAGTTCTCATATTCATGAACTTGTTCCATTATTGACTTATTATCAACCATTTGGAATTTAATCCATTGTCCtacaacatattttttctttcctgcATCATCAACACCATATTTCTTTTCCAAACTATCCCATATCTCTTTAGCATATTTATCAGTAACAAATAGATCAAATAAAGGATTAGTcatgtgatttagcaaataccTCTCACAGTTCTCTTATTcttttcaaacttctttttAACAACATTATCAACGATTAACTACATTGCTAGAATCAGTAGTAGTGTTAGAACCATTCATAGAAGGTTCTTTAAACAAAACGTAATCAACTTctaatttttcaaagaaaattaatagTTTTTTGGACCatcgtttaaaattatttttatccaaAGACTCAAGTTTTGGCAAATCAGAAAAAGTTTTGTTCAAAGAAATAGCCATTTATCAATattgtatgttaggaaatcgcTTTCAAATTGTTAggaaaaatactacaatattgatattagaatggaattataaaatagtaaataacttATCACAAACATTGTATCATGGCAAGCCGACTCCGGTGCAAATCGTTGTAACCGGTCACTCCCCAAGGTGCCACAGTTACTCTCAAACACATGCACTCGTGACTGAAAATTTGAAGGTAGCTCAAAACCAATTGcccaaaaaatattctaagaataagataaaaagaaaagaggaaaatgtttttctcttctttttgtttttgttggtaGTTTTTTCTTATGTTCTCCAAAGCCTCTTCTTATAGAGGATTGCAAGAGCGGGAgttgaaaataggagagtttattttttagaaacGTATTGTAAAGGTTAATGACATTAAAGGTCATTACAACACTTTGGTTGGATGCATCTTCTCATTTGTAACATATTTTGCATTTGTCTTTTTGCATTACATTTAGTTAATGAAGTTACAATAATTAACTATAACATCCTTGACAAGGGAATTTTGTTGAAGATGTACTTTATGAGTAATGTGTTAGCCATATATTTTGTAGCTAGTTTCATTTATCATCTGTTATGTATTCCATTCCACCAAGAGTTACTTATATATGACAATAAGTGATGatcaaatattcaaattttcattgaaTGTCAAATTCATTTTGCTAACCTTTTTTACAGATGTTGTTGTTCGAGTCCCTCTGTTTTTCTGATTCATATCCGTTGGGTTGAAGCTCAATCAATATACGTCTTTTCTTTGCTAGCGCCCGCCAAGTTCATCAAAAGGGAAGCAGGCATATACCAAcatattacaattatttttgagaatttaatatttaattatactttaacttgaaataacatgaatatatttcttttgacaCAACACGTTTCTATAAGTATGTTCCTTTTGGTGATTTAATGTTCAGTCGATTCGTTGGACAATGGCAACAATGGATTACCTGAAAGACGAATCAGATAATCAAATTCATTTGAAAGAAACAAGATACGTACATAGTAGTGCTATTTTTATAATCTGATGATAACTATTAGgaatataatacaaattaattGTTAGTTCAAGATAAATCTAGGTAATGAGGGATATTGACGGGAATCCACTGGTCGCCACTTATAAAGTTTCTAACCGTGAAATTTAATGCAATATTAGGATCTGTAGTGACGAATGCCCATGTCACACGTCCCTTCGTGGCAGCACCCGACCCTCTATTCTTATACTCTAGATAATATGGTCGGCGGCTAACAACAGATTTATTGTCGATTCAATTCACTCAACCCATCCTCTAGGATCTATTAATCTATCGATATAACTTTCCATTATCACAGTCCTAGAAAATAAACCCCATGGACGACCTAAATATGTCGTGACGTTGACCGATTTCTCCAAATCGTGGGTGGCCTTTATAGTACAATTTTGAAACAGTATTCCAGATGCAAACAACTCAAGTTCTTGGTGTTTCTCTGTGATTGTGTTATATTGCCTCGCCATTGGAGTGCAAGCTTCAATCAAGCAGTTTTGGAACACGGCGGTTGCGTCACCACATATAAAATCTATGGTGCCATAGATTTCACAATCGCAGTAGGACTGGCTTTGTCTTTTCACATACAAGGTGTCTTGATACCCGTCGAAATGACATTCATAAAAGGACACCAAATCTGCATCAACTCGTAATGTCACTGCCTGATGTTTTATGGGTCCGACGTTATTCCTAAAAGTTATGTCTTGAGCTATGAAGCCATTGCCAGCGACCCCTGCAAATTAAATAAGAagaaacaattataattcatcaaaaataataaaactcatgtatatataaagagagGGACTTACCAACGGTTGCGGTATCATAGGTTCGGTTGCCATCAACAAAACTTCTATTATCCGTTATTATCATAGTATCCATCCCTTCTCTGATCAGGATTATAGTAGTCTTCTTTTCATCAACTCTAATATATTTCTGATACGTGCCTTTCTTGAGATTTATGAATAATGGCTTGACATTGTGATCAGGTGTTGCCAATATTGCTCCAGAAGTTGTGTAGAGATTTCCGATTCCATCTGTAGAGACAACCGCGTTATAAGGTATTTCCTTTGTTAGTTGGCTTTGAACACATACAATTATAATTATAGTGACAAACAGCATCATTATATTCCCggcattaaaaaaattatagaaatatgATGAGTTTTTGGACAAGTATTACAACTACAATATAGagatatgaatgaaaaatatcgTAAAAGCTATGTGTGATGGCCATTGAGAAGTTGATGAATTGGCAGTAATTATTCTTGGTAGTGAAGAGTTTTACTCTTTCTTAGTATTATATAGTAGTATTGATGAAGCTCAACAATCAAGGATTTTTTATTGGACAACTAAATGTCATCTTCATTTCATCGAATTTTTCTACCATTTGAAAAATTACTTACCTAGGTATGCAATTTTAGTAACATTTTGATCCTTatgtcacggacttagagtatttACTAAAACTCTGTGcggcacttgacaacttactcacgaatctttacaatcttgtaagctcaagtaatCCCTTTATGCTAAGATTGCTACGAGAATGCAAAGAAAGACTTAGAGAATTTTGGAAGAAGGCTTGTATATTACTTGAAAGTTTGCTTACAACTTGTTGGATAATTTACAAATGAGACCCCTCCTATTTGTACTTCTTCCTAAGGGCTAAAGTGTAACTTATAATTACTTATAAGTCCCTAAGTTATTTACATTTTGGTCCCCTTTCTAGAGAAGTCTACACTTTCTAGGATTTCCAaagttttcctagaaaatatctAATCTTCCTTCTAGAACTCTGCAAAGCCTTCTAGAAAGATCTAGGGGCTTCTAGAGTTTTTCTATAAACCTCTACAAAACTCTAGACTTTTCCGCACCTATACGGATGTAAAATCTTATTGAGAATCGGCGGAACGTGACATTCAATCCCACCTATTGATGTGACGATCGCGTTGAATCATTGCTGCATCGGCAATTGAGTCTTGCCTTCTCGTATGCTGGACTAACAGTCCATTGACTCAATCAATGCGCTCGCGCAACTCCTTCAATTGTTTCTATATCCCTTCTACTCGGCCACACGATCTACCTCCTTCCTAGGAGGCAAGTGCTTCAATGGATTCTTTGACATCACATTGTCCCCTCTTGGAACCTTCTTGCTGCACGTGGCAAAGACTTCTTAGCACCATTGTCTTCTTTCGAACTTGTAATGGTGGCTATAAATGTCGACTTCTCCTTCTTAGGATTTTTCTTGAGTCGCATGGTCGTTAGTTGGGCCTGCCCTTCTATGTGCGGTGCCTTAACCATGGGAACCATGCATGTTCCTCCTTGCTCCATGACCAGAAGTCGTTGGAGGTAAGGATCGATCACTATGTGACACTATTGGAAGAACTCTTGCCCAAGAATAATGTCAAAGAGATCTAAAGGAGTGACAATGAAGTTGGTCTTACCTTGCCACTTGCCTAGAGTGATGCTTACTCCATGTGCGACTCCACTCATGGGAGTCGGTGGTGCATTGACCGTCCTGAGTTAGGCGTTACTTGGACTATAATGCATCCCCAACCTTGTCGTTGTCGTCTTGGTCATGATATTGATCTTGCACTTGTGTCGACCATAACACGAGCGGGTCTTCCATTGATTGTGATGTCAAAATACTGCGCGCCGCATATTCTCGGTTTCTCTGTTTCTTGCTGATAACTCCGCATAGTCCTAATAAGCCCAATTGCATCGTCTTGGCTTGTTCTTGATCATATGCTTCCTTCTCTTCCGCTCTCGCAGGATAGCACCAAGACTCTTTAGTTCAGGGCACCTCACATAACCATACGACCCACCGCATATGTAGCAACCACCTCTTTTGGCAACCTCTATCGTTCTCTCCATGTCTCCATGACATCCAGACTTCTTGTCATCAGACTTGTTGGTATCATGCTTCTTAGGATGTGGCCGCTGCTCCTCGCCTTTGCCACCATCTCCCCCATCATGGTCATGACTACCTCTCATTTCCTCTCCTCTAGTGTTGTCGGGCTTCTCGTACCTGAAGTCTTTCAAAGCTTCGGCCTGCGTGATGACTTCATAAATAGTCCTGAACTGTCGGCGTTTCAACTTCGTCCTGGCCCAATTTTGCAGCCCATCCATGTAGTGGAACAACATATCTTCATCAGTGATGTTTGGAATTTAAAGCGCGAGGGTGGTGAGCTCCTGCACATACGCACGTATACTGCTAATTTGCTTCAGTTCCCTAAACTTGCGCTTCGCCTCAAAGATGACGTAGTTAGGGAAGAAGACTTTCTTAAACTCCTTGCATAATCGCTCCTAAGTGTTGATGGTGCACGTCCCCTTCTCTATTTCAAACTATTTACGCCTTCACCACAACATGTCCATCTCTAAAAGACACAACACGACGGTGTTGATCTTACTCTAGTTGCTCTTCAGGCTGTTGCACTTGAAGTAATTCTCAAAATTCCACAGAAAATTCTCCACCTCTTTGGCGTCACGGACTCCTTTGAACATAGGTTGCTTTGGAGCCTCGACCTTGGCCTCCCTATCTTGGTCAAGTGACGATGATGCTCTTACTTCCACACCATCCTTGAGTGCTTTTATCTCGGCTCATGCTCTCAATTGTGCTCAATGCCTCCATGAGTCGACACTCCAAGGAAGTGATAAcctccttcatctcaaactcaacCTACTGGCATTCCTCCAACTCTTTATGGATAGATTCAGTCTCTTCGAGCGTGAAGTCTTCAAGGGTTTTAAACTTGCCATCAGCCACACTCATACGCCGACCTAAAGTCTCCACAGCCTACCGCGCCACTTCAACCCTTGCGACCCATTCTTCTCCAGCGGTGACGTTAATGGCCTCCTAGCCATGTTCATCGTCACTTGCCTTGGTGGTTGAGGGTGGATGAGATGTTTGAGCCTGGCATGCTGTAGGATCGAGCAACATTTCTTCATGGCCATTTCTGGGCTTCTTTCCTTATCGATGCGTCTTTCCTCCATCCAAACGGACGTTGGTGGTGCTAGCAGCGTTCACGTCTCCTTTGGTAGCCATTCTCTTAGTTCAAATTTTTGCTGTGATACCACATTTTCATGGACTTAGAGTATTTACTAAAactccgtgcggcacttgaAAACTTACTCACGAATCTTTAACGATCTTATAAGCTCAAGTAAGACCTTTATGCTAAGATCGCTAAGAGAATGCTAagaaaaacttagaaaattttggAAGAAGGTTTTTTATTACTTGGAAGATTGCTTACAACTTGTTCGATAATTTACAAACGAGAGCcctcctatttatactacttcttAGGGGCTAAAGTGTAATTTATAATTACTTACAAGTTCCTAAGTTATTTACACTTTGGTCCtctttctagagaattctacacTAGGATTTTCCAaagttttcctagaaaatatctAGTCTTCCTTCTAGAACTCTCCAAAACCTTCTAGAAAGATCTAAGGCTTCTAGAGTTTTTTATAAACCTCTCCATAACTCTAGACTTTTCTGCCCCTATCCGGATGCAAAATCTTACTGAGAATTGGCGGGACGTGACACTTAGCTTAGTTATGGTATTGCTTTCTTCTTATTATCTTTTCTTATTTGGAGGGAATCaacttatgacttttatgaaaatttaattttgtgaaGATACAATGTTGTACTTTCTTTATTTAAGTGACCTTTCTTAAGATCAACAAAATATCTAGCGTGAATGTACTGTTGTCGCACACGATTGAGGAAGATGACACAACACATTCAAGCACGCGTCTGGGCCATTTTTTCGTCTACTGTCGTGTTCACGTCATTTGAAATTACGAACGTCAAAGAATTTGTCGTTTTTGGCATTGTTGATGCCGTTTGAAATCGTTGTTGCTTCTATTGCTTTTGAGCTGCTATTGACGtgaaagaggagaaaagaacATTGTTGGGTTTCTTTTGAAAATAGAGAAGTGCGCTGGGTCAAGGAAATGGGCCGAAGTATTGAAGTGGGTTGCAGAAAATTGGCAAATAAATGACCCCACTTCTTGGTCTTAAAATTTGTTGGAGAAGAAGATTAGATTTGGCTACAATTGCAAtagaaattaattaacaatttagCCAAACGAATTAAAGAGACAACGGAGAAAAATTAAGTTTTAGAGGATTCGGCTAAAATTCAAATAGaacgaattaatataattaatttatgagcttcttaatcttatcgagttgaaataattaatttaagtagAAAATGATAACTCAAAAATATAAGTAtgatttaaactaaactaatttaataaaatacttactaaaattaaaatctttttaagataattttcgaatatttataaaataaactatttatataaaaacatatctagcattaaaaattataaaaagtgtccaaaattacttcaaatatttgaaaaatattttgagctttataaaaacaaattatttcaaatcgttTGGAATTTAAAAAGTTTGGTGATTAATCTGTATTGCGGAggtccaaaattgggtgtcaacaacgtAAAGAAGGAGTTGAATGCATTAAAAAGAgtcattttttatgaaagatgCCACAAAGCTACTGTAGTTATTACATATTTGATCTTCTTT is a genomic window containing:
- the LOC107003935 gene encoding pectinesterase/pectinesterase inhibitor PPE8B-like, which codes for MDTMIITDNRSFVDGNRTYDTATVGVAGNGFIAQDITFRNNVGPIKHQAVTLRVDADLVSFYECHFDGYQDTLYVKRQSQSYCDCEIYGTIDFICGDATAVFQNCLIEACTPMARQYNTITEKHQELELFASGILFQNCTIKATHDLEKSVNVTTYLGRPWGLFSRTVIMESYIDRLIDPRGWVE